One stretch of Pedobacter riviphilus DNA includes these proteins:
- the fucP gene encoding L-fucose:H+ symporter permease — translation MSQITPPSFKVSDPPKNGKGYLFPLILVTSLFFFWGFVHNLDPILIPHLRKAFQLNVFESTLVDSSVFIAYFLLALPAGYIMRKYGYKSGIILGLVLFAAGCLLFIPAANTAQYIFFLGALFIIACGLTFLETAANPYVTVLGPPETATQRLNFSQSFNGFAAFLAPVIGGKFIFTEVKYTDTQLAKMLPLEKQAYMLEEASTVKAPYLILGILIIVVAILFIFTKLPDIKEEENAQEKSSFGHVLGHSHLRWAIIGQFFYVGAQVCVLSLFISFVTSSASISQDEAKWYAGAAGLAFMGGRFIGTVFMRFIAPHKLLMLYALISAVLTLISIFASGMITVYALIGVAFFMSIMFPTIFSLGIAGLGKDTKLGSSLIVMSIVGGAFLPPVLGLISDATHNIQYGYLVPFACFLVVFYFGWKGWKPNHIEKEISLEV, via the coding sequence GTCCATAATCTCGATCCTATATTGATTCCGCATTTGCGCAAAGCTTTTCAACTAAATGTTTTCGAATCTACCTTGGTCGATTCGTCTGTTTTTATCGCCTATTTTTTATTGGCATTACCTGCAGGCTACATTATGCGCAAGTACGGTTATAAAAGCGGTATCATATTGGGTCTTGTTTTATTCGCCGCAGGCTGTTTATTATTTATACCGGCAGCCAATACCGCACAGTATATATTCTTTTTAGGCGCTCTTTTTATTATTGCCTGTGGTTTAACCTTCCTGGAAACAGCGGCTAATCCTTATGTTACCGTACTAGGACCTCCAGAAACAGCCACGCAGCGTTTAAATTTCTCTCAATCATTTAATGGTTTCGCTGCTTTTTTAGCCCCGGTAATCGGTGGTAAATTTATTTTTACCGAAGTAAAATATACCGATACTCAATTGGCGAAAATGTTGCCTTTAGAAAAACAGGCTTACATGCTTGAAGAAGCCTCAACCGTAAAAGCGCCTTATTTAATTTTGGGTATACTGATTATTGTGGTAGCCATCCTGTTTATTTTCACCAAACTGCCCGATATTAAGGAAGAAGAAAATGCCCAAGAAAAAAGCAGTTTTGGTCATGTATTAGGCCATAGCCATTTACGCTGGGCCATTATCGGTCAGTTTTTTTATGTAGGTGCACAGGTTTGCGTATTGAGTTTATTTATCAGTTTCGTTACCTCATCGGCAAGTATTAGTCAGGATGAAGCAAAATGGTACGCTGGTGCGGCAGGTTTGGCTTTTATGGGTGGAAGATTTATCGGTACAGTGTTCATGAGGTTTATAGCTCCACATAAATTGTTGATGCTTTATGCATTAATCAGTGCTGTACTTACCCTCATATCTATTTTTGCAAGTGGCATGATTACCGTTTACGCTTTAATCGGTGTCGCCTTTTTTATGTCGATCATGTTCCCAACCATATTCTCATTGGGTATAGCAGGTTTGGGTAAGGATACAAAACTGGGCTCATCATTAATTGTAATGTCTATTGTTGGTGGTGCTTTTTTACCACCGGTTTTAGGTTTAATATCAGATGCAACACACAATATACAATACGGATATTTGGTACCATTTGCATGCTTTTTAGTGGTATTTTACTTTGGGTGGAAAGGGTGGAAACCCAATCATATTGAAAAAGAAATAAGTTTAGAAGTATAA